TGTCCAACGATTTATTTTCTACATAAATCTGCATGTAAATGTCTTGCCAAGTGGTTTTTTTAGATTAATTCAGAGTGATTTGGGGGCGGGTACGATTTTCTTTCTTGAGTACCCAGAGCATGCGGATTTAAAAAAACATTTTGAATATGAGATTAACGCAGCATATTTGCGCGCGCTTGCACATGAAAAAATGATTTCTGTTGAGGTTGAATAACTATCTTGATTCTATTTATTAAAGTTTCTCCAGGAGCAAAAAAAGAACGTTTTTCCTTGTCCGAAGATGGTACCCTAAAATGTTATGTTACGGCACCCCCGGTTGATGGAAAAGCAAATGCTGCTGTTATAAGCGCCCTGTGTGGGGCGTTAAAGCTTTCTCGGGCGGAAGTTTGTTTGGTTTCTGGACATACTTCTCGCCTGAAAAAAATAGAAATTCATTCATCTTTAACCAAAGCGCAGATCTTAGCTCAGCTAGGACTTGGTGATACTCAAAATAGTTTGTTTTAAAAACTCATTTGAATTCTTTTATTTAAGTTCCGGTTCATCTTGACACTGGTTTTTTTGGTTGATACTCTTCCAGTGCCATTTGCAGCTTGATTGATTCAAACAAATAACAAAGCCCTAAATGAACAATACGAGAGTGTTGTTCGCCCCCCCCAACCCTCCAACTGTTTCAGTTGGGGGGTTCTTTACTAGTCGTTGTTGCTGTGTCTAAAAACAGTGCAAAAATCATCGGCGATCGTTTTTAGTTTGCTGAGTGTTTGGTCAGAAAGCACGTGAGTACTTGCAATTTGAGTGTATAACTCGTTGTACATTTCTTTGATAAATGATGAAAACTTTTGAGTAACATCATGAATGTCTTCAAGTTTAAATTTATCTAGATACCCGTAATTGAGTAAAAACAGGAGGATTGTCTGATTCGCAAAAGAATATAAATCGTAACGATTTTGCTTGATGAGTTCAACTGCTCGTTGTCCTCGATCGAGTTTTTGTTTGCTTTCTTTATCTAGTTCTGATCCAAATTGTAAAAACGCTTGCAGGTCTTCGTATTGAGCGAGTTCTAGGCGGAGTTGTCCGGCGAGTTTTTTTGTTGCAGGATATTGAGCTGCGCCTCCAACACGTGAAACAGAAAGGCCAATATTGATTGCAGGTCTGACTCCTTGATTAAACAAATTGCTATCCAAAAGAATTTGTCCATCGGTGATTGAAATTAAATTTGTTGGGATATATGCAGCGATATCATCGCCTTGAAGTTGGGCTACAGGAAGAGCGGTTAACGATCCTCCACCAAGAGCGTCAGAAAGCTGCGCAGCTCTTTCGAGTAAGCGAGAGTGAATATAAAAAATATCACCAGGATATGCTTCTCGGCCGGGAGGTCTTCGGAGAAGAAGAGAGAGTTCTCGATATGCAACGGCATGATTACTTAAATCGTCATAAATAATCAAAACATCTCGGCCTTGATCCATAAAGTATTCGCCAATTGCACATGCAGTATATGGTGAAATAAATTGATGTAATGCTGAATCATGAGCATCTGCTGTTACAACAATCGAGTATTCCATTGCATTATTTTGTTCTAAAAGATTTATTATTCGAGCGGTATCGGCTTGCTTGTGGCCAATAGAGACATAAATGCACACAACGTTTTTATCGTGTTGATTTAAAATAATATCCAAAACGATCGATGTTTTTCCCGTGCTTCTATTTCCAACAAGAAGTTCTCGTTGGCCTCTTCCGATAGGAATGAGCGCATCAATTGCGATAATTCCTGTTTCAAAAGGTCTATTGATGGGCTTTCTTTGAATAATTCCTGGTGCTTCTCGCTCGATTGGGCGAGTCGTATCTGTTTGAATTGGCCCAAGTCCATCTATCGCAAGACCGCGCGCATTTACAACGCGTCCAATTATTTTTTCTCCAACAGGAATGTGTAATGTTTTTTCGGTTCGAAATGCTTTTGTGTGCTCGGAGACAGAATTTGTTTTATCAAGAAGAACGACTGAAACAAAGTGTTCATCAAGATCGAGAGCGATTCCTTGATCTCCCGTTTCAAAGCGAATGATTTCGCCGTACAGTGCTCCGTTTAATCCATAAACGCTTGCGATGTTATCTCCAACTCGAACAACTGTTCCAATTTCTTCGAGTTTTGTTTGTTCTTCATTTGCAAAAGCTTCTTCAAGTAGCTGAATAATGTCGATTTCTTTGTTCATCAGGTTCCTTCGGTTTCGCGTATGGATCTTGAGAGTCCATCAAGGACTTTCTTTATAGAATAATCGTATAATTTTGTTCGGGAATAAATTTTGAGTCCACAAATTAATTCTGAATTTATCACTAAGGAGGGAATGAGTTTGGCGTTAAATTTTGATTCAAAATATTTTTTGAGTGAGTTAAAAGACTCAATACTCACATTGTGGGAAAGTTCTACTTTGCATGGAATTTCGTTTAAACGTTCGTGTTCAACAGCTATTAATTCAACAAGAAGAGCGGGGAGAATGTTTATTTTATGAGTAAGAATCAGTTGTTTAATAAGTTTTTTTTCTGCCGCAAGCAGATTGAATTTTGAGGCGAAAAAATTTTCCAAAAGATTGGTGCAATTTTCTCTGCAGGGATATGTGCAAATGAGGCCGATTAAACCAGGATTTTTTCTAAAAAAGCTAGAGAGCTTTTCGTATTCATCAATTGGTGCTGTGCCAGGAACAGGGTAGGCGATTTTAAGAAATGTTGTTGCGTATTTTCGAGCTTGGGCAAATAAAAAAAAGTTCATATTTCATCAACCTTTTTTGTAATTTTTAAAATAATCGAATCAAGGGGTAAAGATTGATTGGCGGTATAAAAAAGAGTTAATTTTTCTTGTGCAGCACAGAGGATTTTTGTTGCTTGTAGGGTGTTTTTTTTATTTTGAATAATTAAGGTAACTTTTTTTTGTTGAAGTTCGCTGAACTTTTTGCTTTTTTCTGTGCTAATCGATGAAATTAATTCATGGTTTTGTAAGTTTCTTTTTTGCCATTCAGTTATTTTTTCTTGAATTGTTTGAAGCTGTTCTATTTTTTCTTGATAAAAAATCTTTTTAGAAGCAATTTCATCTTGTGCTGAGCTGATGTCTTTTTTTAAGAGGTTTTCATTTACAAGAGCAGTGTTTTTTTCTGTTTCAAAATAGAGTATTCCGCTTTCATTCCACCATTGAATTAATAATTTTAGTGCAAAAAAAAGAACAAGGAGTTTTGTTCCTACGTCGTTAAAAGAATTGAGAAACTCAAAAACGTTATTCATAGGCTAAATTTCTTTTGAATTAACAGGGATATTTCGGTTGCATCAGCTGTGATTTTTTGTTCATTAAGGGAAAGAGAGTCTGTGTAAGAAACTTCCATTTCAAGACACTTTCTAATATTTCGGTTTTTGTGAATTTTGATAAAGCTTGATTGAACATTTTCGATGATTGTTAATTTTTGCTCTTGAAATGTTTTTTCGTTGGCAATAAGAGTGTTTTCTAATAAGTTTTTTTGTTCAACCATTTCTGCGGTTGCTTTATTTTCACCTAAAACGATAACCAGGAGTGGTTTCCAAAAAAAATGTTTTAGAAACCACATGGTTATTGTGATATTAAAAAGTTGAACAAAAAACGTAATGTTTACTTGCATGATTGCGGTGTGCGATTACGCTTTAATAATAAGGATAAGAGCTGTTAAAAAAATGAAAACGAGAGATGTTTCAAGAAACAACATCGCCTGGAACATTGTTGATCGAATAGGACTTGCGTGTTCAGGTTTTTTGCCAAGACTTTCGCAAGCCTTTCCGGCAATAAACCCTTGACCAAGGGACGGCCCGATTCCTCCGATGCCCATACAAAAACCAGCAGCAAGATACGCAGCGGCTTTAACAAGATATACATTTTCTGGGTTTACAATATCCATCGCAAAACCTACGGTTTTATAATTAAATAATTGATCCAAGTGTAAGATCCTTGGTCTGTAAATGTCAATTTAGATTACGCAAGATATTTATTCTGTTTGATAAATTTGATAAAAACGACTAACAAGTTAAACTTGGCTGCATAAATTACAAAATTAAAATTCATTGGTTGTAATCGTATCATTGGGAAAATTAATAGTATGAATATTGCGGCTCTCAAAAGCCTTAAAAATCTTTTTTTAGTAAGTGTTTTTTTATCATCGGCTGTATGTCTTGGTTCGGCAGATGAAGTTGAAATTCCACTAGATGAGTCGCCTGGAAATTTTTATAGACTTTTTGATGCAGAAAAACTTCCGATTCGCTCGATGACCTTCGATTCTGGCGATGGTCCGGGTTCTTTGTGGGTTTCCACAACACCTCTGCGCGAGCGATCCATTTTACAGACGGCAAGCTTGGGGGATTCTTTTGTTGATCAATCAATGTTCAGCGCAAAAATTATGGCCGATCGCGTCTATGATAGGGCATTTGTTTTTAAAGATTTTTTAACGATTAAGCCTATTATTAGTATTGCTAAGGAGCTGAGTCTTGCACAAGTTAAAGTTATTTTTGAAAACACAGCTCTAATTGACTTGTTAGAAACAATTTCTTTTTCAACAGAGCGAGCATCTGTTTTTTTTGAATTAAAGAAAAAGTATAAAAAGTTTTCGTTAATTGCCCAGATGCCTATTCTTATTCAAGCGTCTCATTTGTGGATGCCTTTAGATCGTCAAGAGAAAATTTCGTCATTAGCCGATTCTGGAATTTCTGGACCTAATCAAGAAATTTCTGAGGATACTCAGCCGCTTTCTCCTGCGGCGATGGCTGATTTGAAAAAACAAATTTCCGAAATTAGTGTAACGGGTGGGCTTGGTGATTTGCGTCTTTCGGGGCATTATTCATATAAATTGAACAATAAGCCGTGCAAAGTACTTCTTGGCCTTAGTGCTCTTATTCCTACGCAAAGTTTATTTCAAGAGAAGTCTCAACTTAAAAGATCTGCAGATGATGATGGTAACGGTCTGGGATGGCTTGAGTTTATGGACCCGGCTGCTCTCAAGGGGCTTGCTGAGAAATTAATTCGTACTTTGCTCGTTCTTGGCGGTACGCATAAAGTCGGCCAGGGAGCTGGAAGTGTTGGGCTTATGGGAGGATTTCAGATTATTCCGGGCTCAAATACAAATCTTTATGGAATTGGGGAGCTGGTGTATAACTTTCCTGTGAATAATTATCGATTGATTCATAAGTATTACATTACTGATGATGGACATAAATTTTTAGCAAATCTTCCTAAGGAGTATCTTGTTCGCTCTAGTCCAGGTGAATTATTCAGGCTTTCAGCTGGAATTCGCCAAAAATGGGCAAAAAAGTTTACTTTTGAGCTAGCAACAGACCTTTTTTTGCAAAAAAGCGAGAGAATTGAACATGTTTTTACAGATTCTGAAAATGAGAGTAAGTTATTTATATTGAATGATGGGTCTTCGACGGTAAGTTCTGCTACAATGGGTGGAGCACGTCAGGCGATGATTGCCCTTAAGGTTGATAAACAAATTAATCTTAAGAGTGCATCGGGAGCTCTTTCGTTCGATTTTCGTAAAACTGTTTTTTCAACAGGAATTGGTGGGCAGTGGAGTGTTTCGGTTGGATTATCTTCGATATTCTAGCGGATCAGCTTGCTTTGCTCTTTTTACAAAGGGAGAAAAAACATGAGTTTTTCTTTTTTAAAAAAATTATTTAATGCATCGTATTTGTTGTGTTTTGTTTTTAGTATTTCATTTAGTTTTCTTATTGGAGCTGATGGCTCCACCTCTTTAAAGCCGCCGCTTGTTTTTGATAGTCGGGATAAGTATATGATTGGCAGGTTGGGTGGTTTTTTAGCAAAAGATGAAAAAACAGTAAGTGCAATTGCTTCTTATTATAAGCAGCTTCATAAGTTGTCTGTAAAAATTGATACTATTAAAACAACTCGGGGCTATGTGCCTTCAGAATCAAATAGTGTGGCTGTAGACCCATTAGATGAAGCGGCTCATTGTGATCGAGTTATGACTAAGTTTCAAAATAAAGTGCCAAAAGATCTTCTGCTTAAATTGCATGGCGGTTTAAAATTTATACCTGGTGCAAAAAATATTTTACTTAAAGTTGTTGATCATGAGGTTGATGGTCATCGGCCTTGTAACTCAAAATTAAGAGAATTCTTTGAACATCCAATAGATAAAATTGAGTTATGGTTTAAGTCTTTTAAAAAGTTGGATGAAGTTGCATTTTTCTTTAAAGAGCTAAAAGCCTTGTTTGTAGGTTTGAAACGTCACGTTCCTGGTGGAAAAGAGTTGTTCGCTGAATTGCATCATGTTGATCCTGTGGATGCGGTAAATCACCAGCCAGAAGAACGCATTCCTGACGTTGAAAAATAAAAATTATTTTATCATAGATGAACATGCTAGTTAAACTTGCAGGGCGAGTAGAGAAAGTCATTTTTAGATCTGCGAGTGGATTTAGCGTTGTTTCGCTTTCCGTTTCTTCTCGTGAAGCCGTAACGATTCAAGGTGTTATGCCGGACGTACTGTCCGGCGAATCTATTTCCGTACACGGTGTTTGGGAAGTTCATGCCAAATTCGGCCGTCAATTTAAGGTGGAAACCTATTCAAAAGAGCTTCCTGCAGATTCTGTTGGGATTCAAAAATATTTAAGCTCAGGACTTATTAAAGGAATTGGACCCTCTTTTGCTCAGAAGTTGGTTGATCATTTTGGCTCGCAGACATTGCAAATTATTGATACTGATCCAGATCGCCTGCGTGAGGTTGCAGGGGTTGGTGAAAAACGAGTAGATGCAATTGTTGCCGCATGGCAAGAGCAAAAAGAAGTAGCAAATGTTATGGTTTTTTTAAAGGCACGGGATGTTTCTACCGCTTTTGCTGCAAAGATTTTTAAATTATATGGAAAAAGATCAATTCAAGTTATTACCGATAACCCATACAGGCTTATGGAAGATGTCTGGGGTGTAGGGTTCAAAACAGCAGATGATTTAGCAATAAAATTGGGTTTGGAGCCGATTAGTATTTCGCGAGCAAAGGCTGGAATTTTACATGTCTTGTCAGACGCTATGGGTGAGGGAAGTACGGTTGTTCAGCATCAGCAGTTAATTGAACGAGCAATTGAATTGTTGGAGTATTCTGAGGAACAAAAAACATTACTTGAATCAGCAATTCAAGATCTTGATGTTTTGCAAAAAATCAAAAAAGTTTCAAAAAATAATGCGATTTATTTTGCACTTTCGCAGTGTTTTTTTGCAGAGCGTCGCATTGCAAATAAAATTCAGTGGTTGTTAAAAAGTAAAAGTAAAAAAAGTGACTTTGATCATGCTCAGCTCTATCAAGAGTTAAAAAACGCCGGCAGTGGTGTGGTACTTAATGAAGATCAACAAAAGGGTATTTTAGCTTGTTTTGAGAACAAGGTTTCGGTGATCACTGGTGGTCCAGGAACTGGTAAAACAACATTAGTGCGAAAATTATTAGATTTGCTTGATCGTCAAAAACTGCATTTTAAACTTGCAGCTCCAACTGGACGTGCTGCAAAACGAATGTTTGAAGGAACAGGAAGATCCACAGAGACGTTGCATCGCATGTTAGAGTTCGATCCAGCGGGAAATGGGTTTAAGCGAAACAATGACAACACCTTGGAGTTGGATTGGTTAATTGTTGATGAAGCGTCAATGATTGATGTTTTTTTATTAAGTTCGATTGTTGATGCTTTGCCGTCACACGCGCACTTGGTGTTGATTGGGGACGTTGATCAGTTACCGTCGGTTGGCCCTGGCAGTGTTTTGAAAGATTTAATTTCTTCGGCGGTTGTTAATGTTAGTCAGCTCAAAGAAATTTTTAGACAAGCCCAAGACAGTATGATTGTTGTGAATGCGCACAAAATTAATCATGGCATTTATCCTTCTGCTCGAGGAGAAAAGCATGATTTTTTTGTTCTTAATCGCAAAGAGCCTGCCGAATGTATCGATTCTATAAAATCGATATTCAAAACAACGCTGCCTAAAATTGGTGTTGACGCAAAAGATGCGATTGTGCTTACGCCGATGAATCGCGGTACGATCGGAACAGCGCGCATCAATGAAGAACTTCAAATGCTCTTGAATTCCGACAGTTCATTACCAAGCATTATGCGCTTTGGGACTGTTTTTAGAAAAAATGATCGTGTGATGCAAATAAAAAACAACTACACCAAATTTATCTTCAACGGTGATATTGGTTCGATTGACTCAATTGATCTTGAAAATCAGCGAGTAACCGTTTTGTATGGTGAAAAGTTGATTGAGTATGAATTTCATGAACTCAATGAATTGGTGTTGGCATATGCTATTTCAATTCATAAGAGCCAAGGTTCTGAATTCAAGGCGGTTGTTATTCCTCTCATGATGCAGCATTTTGTTATGTTGCAACGAAATTTAGTTTATACCGCAGTTACCAGAGCAAAACAGTTGTGTATTATTGTTGGTGATCCGCGATCGCTTGCGATGGCTGTTTCTAACAACAAAGAGCAGACTCGTGAAACATTGCTTAAAGATTTTTTAACCTCCGATCAAGTTCATGTTTCATCGGGGCCTTTAATTATTTAAAATGCGTATTAATTTTTAATCATGATATGAGTTGTAAACACAAACTTTGAGCAACCAATAAAACATTTCAACATCAAATTCTTCAAGAGGTGTTTTACCCTCATAGATCGAG
This genomic stretch from Candidatus Dependentiae bacterium harbors:
- a CDS encoding DUF167 domain-containing protein; translation: MTILILFIKVSPGAKKERFSLSEDGTLKCYVTAPPVDGKANAAVISALCGALKLSRAEVCLVSGHTSRLKKIEIHSSLTKAQILAQLGLGDTQNSLF
- a CDS encoding F0F1 ATP synthase subunit alpha codes for the protein MNKEIDIIQLLEEAFANEEQTKLEEIGTVVRVGDNIASVYGLNGALYGEIIRFETGDQGIALDLDEHFVSVVLLDKTNSVSEHTKAFRTEKTLHIPVGEKIIGRVVNARGLAIDGLGPIQTDTTRPIEREAPGIIQRKPINRPFETGIIAIDALIPIGRGQRELLVGNRSTGKTSIVLDIILNQHDKNVVCIYVSIGHKQADTARIINLLEQNNAMEYSIVVTADAHDSALHQFISPYTACAIGEYFMDQGRDVLIIYDDLSNHAVAYRELSLLLRRPPGREAYPGDIFYIHSRLLERAAQLSDALGGGSLTALPVAQLQGDDIAAYIPTNLISITDGQILLDSNLFNQGVRPAINIGLSVSRVGGAAQYPATKKLAGQLRLELAQYEDLQAFLQFGSELDKESKQKLDRGQRAVELIKQNRYDLYSFANQTILLFLLNYGYLDKFKLEDIHDVTQKFSSFIKEMYNELYTQIASTHVLSDQTLSKLKTIADDFCTVFRHSNND
- a CDS encoding F0F1 ATP synthase subunit delta yields the protein MNFFLFAQARKYATTFLKIAYPVPGTAPIDEYEKLSSFFRKNPGLIGLICTYPCRENCTNLLENFFASKFNLLAAEKKLIKQLILTHKINILPALLVELIAVEHERLNEIPCKVELSHNVSIESFNSLKKYFESKFNAKLIPSLVINSELICGLKIYSRTKLYDYSIKKVLDGLSRSIRETEGT
- a CDS encoding ATP synthase F0 subunit B — its product is MQVNITFFVQLFNITITMWFLKHFFWKPLLVIVLGENKATAEMVEQKNLLENTLIANEKTFQEQKLTIIENVQSSFIKIHKNRNIRKCLEMEVSYTDSLSLNEQKITADATEISLLIQKKFSL
- a CDS encoding ATP synthase F0 subunit C, which translates into the protein MDIVNPENVYLVKAAAYLAAGFCMGIGGIGPSLGQGFIAGKACESLGKKPEHASPIRSTMFQAMLFLETSLVFIFLTALILIIKA
- a CDS encoding ATP-dependent RecD-like DNA helicase is translated as MNMLVKLAGRVEKVIFRSASGFSVVSLSVSSREAVTIQGVMPDVLSGESISVHGVWEVHAKFGRQFKVETYSKELPADSVGIQKYLSSGLIKGIGPSFAQKLVDHFGSQTLQIIDTDPDRLREVAGVGEKRVDAIVAAWQEQKEVANVMVFLKARDVSTAFAAKIFKLYGKRSIQVITDNPYRLMEDVWGVGFKTADDLAIKLGLEPISISRAKAGILHVLSDAMGEGSTVVQHQQLIERAIELLEYSEEQKTLLESAIQDLDVLQKIKKVSKNNAIYFALSQCFFAERRIANKIQWLLKSKSKKSDFDHAQLYQELKNAGSGVVLNEDQQKGILACFENKVSVITGGPGTGKTTLVRKLLDLLDRQKLHFKLAAPTGRAAKRMFEGTGRSTETLHRMLEFDPAGNGFKRNNDNTLELDWLIVDEASMIDVFLLSSIVDALPSHAHLVLIGDVDQLPSVGPGSVLKDLISSAVVNVSQLKEIFRQAQDSMIVVNAHKINHGIYPSARGEKHDFFVLNRKEPAECIDSIKSIFKTTLPKIGVDAKDAIVLTPMNRGTIGTARINEELQMLLNSDSSLPSIMRFGTVFRKNDRVMQIKNNYTKFIFNGDIGSIDSIDLENQRVTVLYGEKLIEYEFHELNELVLAYAISIHKSQGSEFKAVVIPLMMQHFVMLQRNLVYTAVTRAKQLCIIVGDPRSLAMAVSNNKEQTRETLLKDFLTSDQVHVSSGPLII